The genomic DNA CACGGAGCGAGAACGGCAGGCCTTAGCGGTTCGTATTCCGTTGCTAAAAGGTTTGCTCGGCCAGCGGGTATTGTTGATTCGTAAGCATGATGCGGCGCGCTTTAAAGATATTAAAACTTTGAGTCAATTGGGGGAAATGTTAGCTGGTCAGGGAATGGGTTGGCCGGATGTGGATATTCTTAAGGCCAATCAGTTACCAGTAATTGAAGGTACCTTGTATGAGGGCTTGTTTGGCATGTTACATCGCGGTCGCTTCGACTATATGCCTCGAGGTTTGAATGAAACAGAGCAGGAATTACGGCAACATCCAGAATTAGACTTGATGGTAGAGCCTCACTTACTATTGAGTTATACCGCACCCATTTACTTCTTTGTTAGGCGCGATAACTATCACTTAGCTGCTCGCTTAGAAAAGGGGCTACGTTTAGCCATTGAGGATGGTAGCTTTGATGCCTTATTCAAACGCTACCGCTACCATGAGCTGTTAGCCCAGCTGGAGCAGCGACGAGTATTAAAACTTTATAATGTGAATTTGCCAGCTGAAACGCCGGTCAACGACGATAGCTTATGGGTTATCCCCGAGCGACAGCGAAGTTTTAGCCAAGACTAATTTACTAAACGTGCTTTACTGTTTGAAGTCGAGCTAACAATCCCCGTGGGATAGATGAAAACGTCATCACCATCGTCAAATTAACTGTGATTCAGTTCTGCTTTTTGTTGATAGGCCCATTATGATTTTTCACTGTTAAGTTGAATTGTGTGTAGCATCATGAACCTGCTCTGAAGCTCAGATACTATCGGCATATTTGCGGGTTTGCTGGGGCTTTTGCCTGCAAGTCTTCATCTTTTTTTATTACCAAGGAGTATTTTAATGCCACTCACACAGCCAACACAAAAAGTGGAAACGTTTACCCTCAAAAACAATCGAGGTAGTGAAGCGACTCTATTAGCTTGGGGGGCTACCTTAGCTAGCTTTAAAGTACAATTAGTCAGCGGTGAGCGCCGCGAAGTAGTATTGGGTTGCGATAGCATTGAAGACTATCAAAAACAAGAAGCCTACTTAGGCGCAACTGTGGGGCGTTACGCAAATCGGATTAAACAAGCCACGATTAGTCACCTAGGGAATGCGTTATCGTTAACAGCCAACCAAGGTGTGCACCAATTGCATGGAGCCGATGATTTCAGCCATCGAGAGTGGCAGGGTGAACAGTTGGCCAATAACAAGGTAAGTTTTACTCTGTTTTCGGCTGACGGCACTTGCGGCTACCCCGGCAATATGCAGGCTCGAGTGGACTATACCTTAGACGACGATAATCAGTTGATTATTGATTAC from Agarivorans gilvus includes the following:
- a CDS encoding substrate-binding periplasmic protein is translated as MNTIFWSKFSLAMLLLFGLGQVNASVLVIKHAQAESQNDPRSHYFLDLLRLTLDKTVATDGPYSIQECEQRMPQRRALQQMQKQRCINLVWTMTNTERERQALAVRIPLLKGLLGQRVLLIRKHDAARFKDIKTLSQLGEMLAGQGMGWPDVDILKANQLPVIEGTLYEGLFGMLHRGRFDYMPRGLNETEQELRQHPELDLMVEPHLLLSYTAPIYFFVRRDNYHLAARLEKGLRLAIEDGSFDALFKRYRYHELLAQLEQRRVLKLYNVNLPAETPVNDDSLWVIPERQRSFSQD